ATTTACCTAACCGTTCCTGATTAGAGCCTATTCAAATTCCTCTAACATTCTTTAATATATCAAGTAATTCAAATAGGCTCAATACTAATTAGTTAGGATATTCTCCTTTCACACAATCATGTATCCAATACGAATTTTCACAAAAGTATACGGAACCATCAGTTGTACAATCTCCATTATTTTTATCTGTTTTACTGATACATCCTTCGCTACTGTCTGCCAATGATTCGAGATCACTCAACATCAAATTAGATATTTTTTTACAGTCTTGTGATTTACAAATGTTATAAATAGCAATAATACTAAGTACTAATACAATACCAAATAAAGTTTTCTTTTTCATTTTGTTTCTATTTTTGGTTCTAATTATTTTACTAACTTTTTATATATTCTCATATTTTTATTATATAATAGCATCTACTTCATTACATCCCCCTTTCTTTTTTATCAATACTCATTTACTTTCACACTATAGTCGACTATTATTTTCTTTACATCTTCTCTCATTTCACGAATAGCTGTCGATTGCACTTTTGGTTCTTTCGTCAACACTATTTCAGCAGCATATTTTAATTTTTCAGGTTGCCGATATTGGGGCTCCGCATAAAGTTTCACCAACAGATAATACGGATAAATCCGCCCCGGAAGCCGATGTGTAGAGCGAATCAGGTATTCTTCCGCTTTCTCATAATCTCCTAACGCTTGATAATTCTTGCCGATGATATTCAGAATCATAGGATCATTGCTATGCGCCATTGCTTCCTCCAATATCCTTGTCGAGTTATCATATTCTTTCAATTTATGAAGAGAATATCCGTATTCAAAAAGAAATGCCCCACGATTCGCTAATTCCGGGTATAACTTTCCGTAGTCTTCTTTAGCAGACTGATAAGCTCCTATATTATAGAGCATCTTACTACGATACCAATCCTTACATGCAGCATATTGATTGTTTCTCCAATAATACGTTCCCAATAGAGCCATCATCGAAATAAAAAGGAATAATATTACTTTAGAGCGCCCGATAGCACAAGCCGCCAACAGCAAATAAAATGTCACTGCAAATCCGGGAATCTGCATCGGATAAGAAGAAAAGGAAAATACCAAAAATGAAATTACTCCTCCACAAATACCTATTCTCCCTTCGCTACTCCCCTTCCAAAGACAAAATGCAATTACCAACGAGACAACCAATAAGAAAGGAATCCCATATTCCATCGCCACTTGCAGATATTCATTAAATGCATACTCCGGACTACCTGCCACCAACTCTTCTGTCTCCGAAAATTCCCCATTTGCAAAATAGTTTTCTTGCGCTCTGCCATAAGCTGAAACAAAGTTCCCTGTGCCATGTCCTATAACCGGACTTTCGGCAATTGCCATACTACTTATTTTCCACATGAACAAGCGTCCGTTGGCAGAAGTAGCTTTTAACTGAAAAAGAGCATAACCTGCCACTATGATCATAACGCTGCCTGCAATGCAAGCCAGTACTAGTCTTTTCTTATATTTTCGTCCAAACTCCTTTAATCTACTTCCCCATGAAACGCGCATTCCATATACCCATGTACCCGATATTGCGGCAGCAATCCATGCCGAACGGCTCATTCCGGCAGGCAGTACACAAAGAATCAACAGCATAACTCCTAATGCGATGTAATACTTTCCCTGTTCCGCCCATGTACGTCCTGTTTTTTCTTTCAAGCTTAGCCATTCATACAGGCAAAGCGGAAATATCATCGCCAAATATCCCGAATAAGGTCCCGGATTATAGAAAGAGCCTGTAAGTGCATATAAAGAGTGATTGGAAACAGCCAGGCCGTATATCTGCCTCAATCCCCAGACAGCTTCCATTCCACCCAAGACAATCAATACCCATGTCACGATGGTTGGAAAAGACAAATGTTTTTTTCTATTCAGACAGAAGGATAATAGACAGCAAACGACGAAAACAAAAAGCATGCGTCCCAACCATAGTTTTTGATATGCCATTTCACCGACAGGAAT
The Bacteroides caecimuris DNA segment above includes these coding regions:
- a CDS encoding NVEALA domain-containing protein: MKKKTLFGIVLVLSIIAIYNICKSQDCKKISNLMLSDLESLADSSEGCISKTDKNNGDCTTDGSVYFCENSYWIHDCVKGEYPN
- a CDS encoding O-antigen ligase family protein, with amino-acid sequence MRMTQKNMADVITLTGVAAILSVVVFATSNDIPVGEMAYQKLWLGRMLFVFVVCCLLSFCLNRKKHLSFPTIVTWVLIVLGGMEAVWGLRQIYGLAVSNHSLYALTGSFYNPGPYSGYLAMIFPLCLYEWLSLKEKTGRTWAEQGKYYIALGVMLLILCVLPAGMSRSAWIAAAISGTWVYGMRVSWGSRLKEFGRKYKKRLVLACIAGSVMIIVAGYALFQLKATSANGRLFMWKISSMAIAESPVIGHGTGNFVSAYGRAQENYFANGEFSETEELVAGSPEYAFNEYLQVAMEYGIPFLLVVSLVIAFCLWKGSSEGRIGICGGVISFLVFSFSSYPMQIPGFAVTFYLLLAACAIGRSKVILFLFISMMALLGTYYWRNNQYAACKDWYRSKMLYNIGAYQSAKEDYGKLYPELANRGAFLFEYGYSLHKLKEYDNSTRILEEAMAHSNDPMILNIIGKNYQALGDYEKAEEYLIRSTHRLPGRIYPYYLLVKLYAEPQYRQPEKLKYAAEIVLTKEPKVQSTAIREMREDVKKIIVDYSVKVNEY